The nucleotide sequence GGAAAGCAGTTCAAAGAGGTTCACACGTCATAGCTAAAGAAAACAGGCATCAATCACTCCTCAGGTATGAAGCAGAGATGGTCAGAAAGAGGGACGACTCTTTGAAACTTACATACACAAGATCATACACAAGATCCAAATATCCACTGAGAATCAATTGACTGAGACGTTGAACAAACCATTTTAATCCTTgtaaaatcaaaatgtaaaacctgtaaaaatgaacaaatctcatgaaaaaaacaatttcactaTTAATAACAAGACAAGATGCTCGTCAGTAGATGGGACTGCGTGGAAATATTTGTATCCTACTACAACTTGAGgtagaagcaaaaaaaaagcaacagcatTGGTGCTGTATTGTTTGAACTAGAAGGGTTAGGTGGTGAGTGCCGAGAACctttaaaagttattttcagGAGGTGTGTGGGATGCACTTTAAgatgtcctctctctctttctatctctgtGAGGGTGATAGAGAGGCGGAGCTCGGCCTGCCCTTCTCCCCTCTGTGTGATCGAAAAAGCACACTGGTAGCCGAGTCCCAGATCGGTATGTCTCACAAAAATATGTCTTTCAAAGTTCTGTTTCTTTTAGctcacttctttttttccaaccaGTTCTTTAAAAGGATGTAGCtctcatccacccgtctgtctgctgAAGTCATGGAACACATAAAGTTGCTCCAACATGAAAACATGTTattaataaacaacaacacagtagACAAGAAAAGTtttataatcaataaaaaattgCAATATATGACATTTTTTAcctgtttgcattttttttattctgttaaaaatgaataaatacatttgctttTGCAGGTTTCATAGATTTCATTGTATATCCAACATTCTCTCTGTTGACGGACATGGCTGAAAAGATTGTCATTCCCTTGGTGGAGGAGAACCCAGGTCCACCAGACCCCTGCAACAGACACAGGTAACACATGGAAAAGGAGGTGCCCTTGGTTGGAAACGCAACATTTTGGATGGGCATAGTGGGGTCAGGTTTGTAAAAGGAAACATGTTTGGCCTGAAAAAACTTATCTTGGGGTCAGTGTCCAGTTGCAGTTATTTCCATGCTAAATATAGGAGAAAGCATCCAGCTTGTCCCTGTTCAATGTTTAAATACAgaaacccacccacccacaccttTAGAATGGACTCGTTAAAACATATCTCTATTTGGGGAAGACTCAGGTTATGCATAATGAGGGCATAGTCCAAACTTGTGTGAgctttgcatttgtttgtttgtttgtttttccccgTGTTGAACGAAGCAACTCTATAATCAAACAAGCTCTATAATCAGATTATGATTTTATTTAGAAGTCATGCCTCATTTACTGCAAGCAACCAGAAATCATCCAGAATATTTTACAACAGGCCTTCTCGTCTGTGAAATGGGTGTTTCATCTTTCCGGAGAGAAAGGCGATCTGGATTCTAAACATTTTCAGTTTCTGTTCCTTTGTGTGTGACTAAATGCTGTGAATCCATTGAAAATCTCCCAGCGGACCCATTTTCTGCATAACTATTGTTTTTAATACATCATGCAGACCAGAAAATACACTTCCATTCATACATACAGCTTTTGTTCTTTTCATGCTGCACTGAGTTAAAATAAGAAGCAGTGGTCGGTAACAGTAACCTGGGTTATTTCTTGTAGTAGATTTAAACTTCAAATTTAAAtttgagcaaaaaacaaaaaattgattgattgattgattgatttttaacaGTAATCTGTGGAAGGAGAGCTCCAGAGGTCTGCAATGGGGTCTCGCTCACATCACAGCTGAGCTGGTCAGCTTTCGCTCCACGTGGACTCGACACACCGAAGACAACAAGTTCAAATGGAAGGAAAACGACTCTAATggtatattattttttaaggaATGTTTCTCTAAATGTCCCTTTCCCTTCTCTTTATTTAACTGctttttatatttatctttctttctttcttagaAGTTTAGTTTTAATACCTCAAATTTGATCATGTTTTTACTTTTCAACCTTGTATTCTGcaataatcaaaatgaaaaatgggaTAATCttgcaaacagacaaaataatctttttaatttagttatttttgtGATCATTCCCCCCCGAATTCAATGGTAAATGGTCTGCCCTGATATAGCTCTTTCTACACCTTCACAGTGCCCAAAGACAATTATgcctcacatgcacacattatCTCACACTCCAGTGTCGaatgctgccatgcaaggcatcgccaggcccactgggagcaatgcggcgttcagtgtcttgcccaaggacacttcataAAATCTTTCGACTTCATTCACTTTGCAGTGATcacagaaaaatacattaaCAGTTGTATCATTACCCTTTGAGCTCCATACACATCAAATCCAATCTGCTTTGTCTTCCAGGATTTTCTGACACCTGTTTGACAATGGATCAGAGATCAAAAAAAGAGGAACTGTCAGAAAAATCCCTCCcccacaaataaaaataaaaaaacaataaaagggACTTAGTGATTATATAGCTGTGCATtcttagaattgattttaatgtTGTATCACTGTTAGTAACAAAACAATAATTCCATTTCATACCATGTTTGAAGCAGTCAGGGGAGGGAGAGGTGGTGTAAGGTTAACATCTTCCCAAGACAAGGTGCGGAAAATATGAAGGAATGTGCTCATGTCTTATTTTAAGTGTAGCATACAATGACAATTTAATTGAAAAGTCTACATGCTGGTCATGTTATAGGATAGTGCatgttattaatttaatttgccaCTTCAACACTTGTAAAGCACGTATTACCTTTAATGGTTTAAACTGTACACAAATCATTTATCCATGTAATAAACTTTGGAATCATGTCAGTGTTTGTCGTATTTGGAGAGAGTTTCAAGGATATTAAATACGATGATTCAATGAATTGAATTCTGCtaattttgattattttatCAATTATCCCAAAAAATCTAATTCTAAAATACTAGTAACTATAGTTCTGCACAAAGCCTAGTGTTCAAATCCAACTGaagttatattttaaatattttcattgtGTGTATAAGAGagtagtttttattttgagtaGCTTTGAGaaattgtgtttgcagtattAATGTGGCAATCCTTTCCATTtaattgattctgattctgaagatAAGCCAGATGGTAAATCAATGATTTTCAGTTCTCTCGCACTCCCAGGTAGGGGAGCTGTAGAGCAGCATCATGGAAGTGGCCCCTGGGTGCCCAGATGACTGAGCTTTGGATCACAATCTCATATTTTAAGTTTTCAGTTGAGCACTTTGAAGGGTGACTtcagttttcttcttttcttcagaCGAGTTAAGCCACTCTACATTCAGGCTGACTGATTgtctgtactgtactgtaatgaCTATAACCAGCATTCACAGCAATTACTCTCAATAGAAATAATCACATTCACACTGGCTGTTTCAAAGGGCACTTAACAAGTGTCTGTATTGATATCACAGCTTCATTTGCTGCActactaaaaaataaatttctGAAAACCCGTCCAGTGCATAAAAAATGTATGTGCTTCTAAGCTTCTGGCTCTGACtctttgaattatttatttgcaaaGTGCCTATTTTTAGGATCCAGTTAGAGTCAACCTCCACTAAACACACAAGCAGTGGTGCAATTTAGTTTTTGGAGACTTTCCCTTTACAAAACACTTCACATAGATTTTTTTCAGGGTAGTGGATCCTGGTTTTCCTGTTGTGGTATTAAGTTCTCTAAAATAGTAATAGAACATGAAGATCAACCTGactttgcttttaatttaaGAAACAAAATTCACAGACTtatttgtgtaaataaaaaaaacacacaataacaatcacaaatttaaacattttatttatcaaacaaATGTATGGTCGATTACATGTAATTATTATGTAATCATCTTTCAATTTAACAAAATTTGAGCAAATATTCCCAGATTTAATCTATGTTAAACATGTTAAACATATGTGTATATTATAACATTACTATTCAAAAAGAAGAACcaacattacagtacattatcCATACACAGACTGCagtagaaaataataaatacaagcTTACACAGGAATGTTCAACTTTtaatttctttgtctttgtggatgtaatatttattgtttttgcagctggggaaaaacaaatgttgctaAGCTAGTCTGTTTCTCTGacatattgttttctttcagtttatttaatttacatcaATTATAACGAGCGAATTATGGAGGGTTGTCACACATTCAACATGATAATGCCAATGCTAAATATTTAAGAGTATGGTGATGATTTCCTAATATTGTTCCTCACAAAAAGTAGAATGTCAGCTTTTTACAATTCCTTGATCAGATCGTTCATGATTGGTCGGTTCGGCTGAAAGTTACATTCGATATTATGCAGGAAGGCTCATGACCTGGATTAAACTCCCACAAAGCATTCAAGAGTAAAACACGTCTGTCTGGGTTTAACTGACAGCAGCGAGCaaagtaaacacacaaacatggtcTGGTATGTTTACATGCCGTTTAATGTGCTGCTAATTAAACCCCACAACGACGTCAGGGAGGCGTTTTTCCAGCGTGAGCGTTTGTTTGTTGGTCCATTTAGTAATCCTGTAGGAAgcattgtttttcttcacaATAAGGAGAAGGTCTGCTATAGAAACGTGCTAGTTTAAGATGCTGTTCAAAGTGTGTgacacccacccatccatccatccatccatcgaaaatatttgtttgacaTCAAATATCTTGTTTCTTCcaacaagcaaaaataaacccaaccccaaaatatttcatttatgatttattaggACAACTAGCAAATTGTTGGGCCTTTATTCTAAATTTATCAAAATAGTTGTTGATTATTTTAGAGTTAGCTGACTACACATTACATCCTCTATATCCCATAGCAAACATTCATGAAAAACACAGTCTGATTTCAGTGGGACTTAGTGAACATATTTGTACATGTCCAAACCAGTACTGTAAATATGGTGTATtcttaatcttttttttattttttataatgatGCATTTGAATTTAAACAGGATGCTTTTGGTCCCTGTTTTTTTACGAGGTAGCCTCCAACTACATTTTATTGCATTGTGATAAATTTACTGAAGTTATGGCACctatttaatgacatttaaatatatttaatcctGTCAGAGGATTTCAAATAGAGTACTGGCATGTGCGGCCACTAAGCAGTGAAGTCCTGGTAGTTCATGACAACTAATGTGTGACGGactctttcttttgttctttctttctttttgtgaagGGGAATCTGCATAAATCAATTATACTGCAATTTAATAATTTAGTCAGGATGTTTGTAGAAACGTTTGTTCTTGCTTTTGTCTTGGTAACTAAGGCCTACCTGTGTAGGAATGCAGATGCCCTGATGGATCTAAAACATGAATCTGCAGACGCACACTTCTGCCATTGTGTTCGGCTGGCTGAGCAGACTGAGCAGCATTGTGgtgtagagaaaaaaaaacactctacTTCTTTTTCTCCAGGCTGcatttctccatcttctcctctgCCGGCTGACTCGCACTGGATGcctctgcttgtgtgtctgaAAAACAGAGACGTGTTACAGAACATAAAGGGCTGCAAAATAGGAACTCTTACAGCTAAATCATGTCAAACATTACTTTTGCAACCTCTCAGATCGATTGAAATGTGTTTAAGTGATTTCCTTTGCAATAAATCATGTTCCCTCCACCTGACTGAATTTTATAACGACTCTTACGTACCGGTAATTATTCCTGTAGTTTCATGCTGTTTAATAAatctaaataatatattttcagtGAACAAATGATGTGGAGTCTGAAAGGATTAATTTCTTTCTAAGGCACTTTTGGCCCTCCTACCTGCTTGTGTGTTGCACTGCAGTGACGAGGGATCTGCCACATTGGTAATGCTGGAACAGTCTACTTTCTCCTTGGACAGGGGACACTCAAGCCCACCGGCAGCTTCTAATAGACTCTCCCTGGAGAACTCTGCAGACAGGAGAACAGAGGACAACTAGAGGGTGGAAAAACTACTCACTGTCACAAGCACTTTAATCGAAAGAAGTCAACTAGAAGTtggaaaaaacaataaaaagaaccattaaaaaaagactTAAATTGTACTTAATATAATCAAATGCATAATAATCATATAATACATGGTGTACTGAATTAAGTTGTGGAATCTGAGACAAAGGCAAATATGTTGAGAACGGAATCGACCATAAGGCCTCTCAGGGTTTATTtatattgatctttttttatttgcatccttcagaaataaaatgttaatctGAATCTGTTGGTGATCATTGGAaaactgtctttttttattttatttaaagtgtaAATGCATTAAACATGTGAGGACCAATTACGTATAGCCCTTAATGACATTGGTgcaaaaatctttattttatgtaaatcaTTTTGGCAATGGAGTTGAACCAGTAACTATCTCATATATCAACATACATTGTCTATTGTGTCTTCTTCTTGTCATTCAGACTTCATATGATGTGATCCAGAGTTTATGCAGTTACTCCACAACACGCATATTTATTGGGGTCTTGTCCACCAGCTTttacacattttgcattttacatCAACAAACACCTATTAAAGCAGCAACAGACAGCTTTTCAACGAGCTGTCTGTTGAGACGTAGATAGAATTTATTAGCCATGCAAACAAAGTCTATCTTCAAAATCTCCAAACTTACCCTCCATTTGACAGCGCAGCTTTTCAAAGGCCTCTGCAGTGGCCTCATCGTCCCGTGGAAGATCCTCTCCTGTGGGAACAGAGTCGGGGCTCGGGCGCTCCGACAGGCAGCTCTCCGAGGAGCACTCGTCCCCAGCTCCCTGCTGCTGTCTGTACAGGTGGTGCTCCACCAGGAACTGCAGCTCTGGCAGGAGTCCGGGTGAGGGATGGAGAGGTGGAAAAGAAGCAGGGACGGAAAGATGAAGAGTTGttagagaaaaaaagaggaccGACgtaacaaataaaagaaaaaaaaaaggatagcACAAAATCATTGCGGGAATGAAAGAAGAAGCGAGAAAAGCGGCGTGAGATGAAGTGAACCAAAGGGAGGATAGTGTGCAGGAAAGAGATTTGGTGAGCGTGgagattcaaaaataaataaagctctACAAAACACCAATGTAGGCTAAACATTTCTAATAAATGTGCAAGATTTAATTAACACCCAACAATGGTTGGCGAGAGGGGATGGGTTAAGGGAGCAGAATAGGGAGATGATTGAGTTAATCACCTCCCTCACCCGCCTTCATCCACAGTGCTATTACTCTTATCTCCATGTCGCACACTGATTATCACCGGTTCCCTCAAAGAATTGATGCTGAGAGCTGTGAAACTAATTGTGGAATAAACATCCCAGAGCACCAATTTCCACTTGTCCTCTCATCGTTGTTCCCTCGCTTTCATATCTATGTCGGAACACATCCTCTGCTTTCTCCGCATTAAAACCtgtagtttttatttcattgaaaaCCTATGCTTTGCAATGTGAAGACACAAACAGTGTACAGAAATATGAAACGCTGGAGGAGCTTTGCTGTGATTGCATTTATTACTGTCGTTCTTCAGGCTTTATTTGAGTCCGGCAGGGTCTCTGGTATCACATGGAAAATTGAAATTGGGAGAAGCTATGGTCAGAAAATTTGGGATAATAAATCCTCGCTGAGGCAAGTGCAGCACTGATTGCCTTCATGGGTGAAAATGGGCACCCAAGTTAGATGAAACTTCCATCATTATCTTAGCTACTTCACCGAGAAGCCCGACGTTCCCTGACATGTGACACCCTGGATGTTAGATTTACTGCAAACTTTGCCCCACAAAGGATAGTTTCCCATTTTTTAAAAGTTGTTCCTAAATCTAGAATGGCAAAAAACAGAAGAGAACATTCAAAATGAGCTGACGTTTATATAGAACTGATACACATTTACCTTTCATTGTAGGTGttcctttctgtccttttcgccgTTGTCGAGGGGAGTTCAACAAGGCCGCCTGTAAAGCATCAACATTGTACATCAGCTACGGGCACTAAGATAGAAAAGCTCCctttcaaggaaaaaaaaagtcattttttcAATCAAAATTTGTATTCTCTTATTTCATAGAACTTGAATTTGATTACCTTGTACAACTGGTTTGGGAGACGATCTTCATCGATTTCTGCGAGGAAGAAGAAATAATCAGTTTAGCATCGTAAACAATGAAAATCAGATCCAGAACGAACTGGCAAACAAGAGCCTAAATCCACTCGTGCAGCGCAGATCAGCAGCTATAAGCTGATATAGAATGAGCTCCAGCATGATGGTCGCAGACAGTAAATCTTtgctctgtttttgtttgtttaatgttttgtttttgtgttatcATGTTTCATGGGTACATGTTTAATTTTTCCAATCGAAATTAACAATCTCTGCAATGCAATGCATATCCACTTTCACCAAGCTTCTATTTGACCTCCCAGGATTAAAGTGTGAGCTCTGTTTTTACAGAGGTGCAGGGCTGTTGTGTTGGATGACATTAGTTTTAATGTGATGATAAGGATATTCATCTCAAAGTAAAGAAATAACAGGAGAGAAACTACCATTACATGGCTGATCAAAATGTACATAAATTCATAATAAGTAATAATAAAATGGAGAAACATGGATAGAATGGCTTAACTAACTAACATTCCAAACAGTGGCTTTATTTACATTCAAGGCTGGCTTTATCTAGTCGCATTTAAAGCAGCCATCATTTGCATATGAAAATAtatgaaaagagagaaaaaataatttaatattagttttatttttatttgtattgcgaaatttgtactgttaaatgtcgatgatttatgtactaaggactttcaactgaaacaagaccgcaagggcttttttgaaatgctcctcttagacaggatgtttgactgtatttgtactgtaatacatgctactgtgtgactgtacttgtacgctaacattctatctaatacatatattcatcatcatcatcattcactTTGGT is from Brachionichthys hirsutus isolate HB-005 chromosome 8, CSIRO-AGI_Bhir_v1, whole genome shotgun sequence and encodes:
- the LOC137898910 gene encoding protein phosphatase 1 regulatory subunit 1A-like, producing the protein METGSPRKIQFTVPLLDTHLDPEAAEQIRRRRPTPATLVASSDQSSPEIDEDRLPNQLYKAALLNSPRQRRKGQKGTPTMKELQFLVEHHLYRQQQGAGDECSSESCLSERPSPDSVPTGEDLPRDDEATAEAFEKLRCQMEEFSRESLLEAAGGLECPLSKEKVDCSSITNVADPSSLQCNTQADTQAEASSASQPAEEKMEKCSLEKKK